In the Oryza glaberrima chromosome 6, OglaRS2, whole genome shotgun sequence genome, one interval contains:
- the LOC127775499 gene encoding disease resistance protein Pik-2-like: protein MEGAIFSVAEGTVRSLLSKLSSLLSQESWFVRGVHGDIQYIKDELESMNAFLRYLTVLEDHDTQVRIWMKQVREIAYDAEDCIDQFTHHLGESSGIVFLYRLIYILGKLCCRHRIAMQLQELKARAQDVSERRSRYEVMLPKTTLQGAGPRLTRHASRHLDPQLHALFTEEAQLVGLDEPRDKLVRWVMEADPCRRVLAIVGFGGLGKTTLARMVCENPMVKGADFHCCPLFIVSQTFNIRTLFQYMIRELIQRPNKAMAVAGGKHGHTMDGNMDGMERWEVAVLAEKVRQYLLDKRYIVIFDDIWTISAWESIRCALPDNKKGSRVIITTRNEDVANTCCSGPQDQVYKMQRLSDAASRELFFKRIFGSADISSNEELDEVSNSILKKCGGLPLAIVSIGSLVASKTNRTKEEWQKICDNLGSELETNPTLEVAKQVLTLSYNDLPYHLKACFLYLSIFPENYVIRRGPLVRRWIAEGFVNQRHGLSMEEVAESYFDEFVARSIVQPVKIDWSGKVRTCRVHDMMLEVIISKSLEENFASFLCDNGHPLVCHDKIRRLSIHNSHNSVQRTRVSVSHVRSFTMSASVEEVPMFFPQMRLLRVLDLQGSSCLNNSTLNYICKFYQLKYLTLRKTNIGKLPRLIGNLKYLETLDIRATRIKRLPASASNLSCLKHLLVGHKVQLTRTTSVKCFRPDSGLEMTAGVVKNMMALQSLAHIVVKERPAVLSEIGQLQKLQKLNVLFRGVEENWNAFLQSLAKLTGSLRSLSIHILDEKEHSSSLEYLALIAESPPLFIRNFSLKGKLQRLPPWIPSLRNVSRITFRDTGLHAEAIGVLGDLPNLLCLKLYQRSYADDHIFFAHGNFLKLRMLVIDNMENIHNVHFEKGSVPNLEWLTIAFLREPKDGITGLENLLKLKEIEFFGDIILSMVTKVASCMKAHPNRPRVIGDKWNNVTEYA, encoded by the exons ATGGAGGGTGCTATTTTTAGTGTGGCTGAGGGCACTGTTAGGAGCCTCCTGTCCAAGCTTAGCTCCCTTCTCTCCCAGGAGAGTTGGTTCGTGCGGGGTGTCCATGGTGACATACAATACATAAAAGATGAGCTCGAGAGCATGAATGCATTCCTCCGGTACCTCACTGTGTTGGAGGACCATGACACCCAAGTGAGAATCTGGATGAAGCAGGTGAGGGAGATTGCCTATGATGCCGAGGACTGCATTGACCAGTTCACTCATCATCTTGGTGAGTCATCAGGAATTGTTTTCCTTTATCGGCTAATCTATATTCTTGGCAAACTATGCTGTCGCCATCGAATCGCCATGCAGCTACAAGAGCTAAAGGCCCGTGCACAGGATGTCAGTGAGCGGCGTTCACGCTATGAGGTGATGCTGCCAAAGACCACACTTCAAGGAGCAGGCCCACGGCTTACCAGGCATGCATCTCGTCATCTTGATCCGCAGTTGCATGCTCTCTTCACTGAGGAGGCACAGCTGGTGGGCCTTGATGAACCAAGGGATAAACTTGTCCGCTGGGTAATGGAAGCGGATCCTTGCCGGCGTGTGCTTGCCATAGTTGGTTTTGGCGGCCTTGGGAAGACCACACTGGCAAGGATGGTGTGTGAGAACCCAATGGTGAAGGGTGCTGATTTTCACTGCTGTCCATTGTTCATTGTGTCACAGACATTCAATATCAGGACTCTGTTCCAGTACATGATAAGGGAACTGATCCAGCGTCCGAACAAGGCAATGGCTGTAGCAGGAGGTAAGCACGGTCATACAATGGACGGCAACATGGATGGAATGGAAAGATGGGAAGTTGCAGTGCTGGCTGAAAAAGTTAGGCAGTATTTGCTAGACAAAAG GTATATTGTTATCTTTGACGACATATGGACCATATCAGCTTGGGAGAGTATCAGATGTGCATTGCCTGACAATAAGAAGGGCAGCAGAGTAATTATAACCACACGGAATGAAGATGTGGCTAACACATGTTGTTCAGGTCCCCAAGATCAGGTTTACAAAATGCAGCGTCTATCAGATGCTGCATCACGAGAACTATTCTTCAAGAGGATATTTGGTTCTGCAGATATATCATCAAATGAAGAGTTGGATGAAGTCTCGAATTCCATTTTGAAGAAATGTGGAGGCTTGCCTTTAGCAATAGTGAGTATCGGCAGCCTTGTTGCGAGCAAGACAAATAGGACCAAGGAAGAGTGGCAAAAGATTTGTGACAACTTGGGCTCTGAACTTGAAACTAATCCTACCCTGGAAGTTGCAAAGCAAGTGTTAACCCTGAGCTATAATGATCTACCTTACCATCTGAAGGCCTGCTTCTTGTATCTAAGTATTTTTCCTGAAAATTATGTGATCAGGAGGGGGCCTTTGGTGAGGAGGTGGATAGCTGAAGGTTTTGTCAACCAAAGGCATGGACTAAGCATGGAAGAGGTTGCCGAAAGTTACTTTGATGAATTTGTGGCCAGGAGTATTGTACAACCTGTGAAAATTGATTGGAGTGGCAAGGTGAGGACTTGCAGAGTTCATGACATGATGCTAGAAGTCATCATCTCCAAGTCGCTCGAGGAGAACTTTGCATCCTTCTTGTGTGATAATGGACATCCATTGGTTTGCCATGATAAAATCCGTCGTCTCTCCATCCATAACAGTCACAATTCGGTGCAAAGAACAAGAGTCAGCGTATCTCATGTTCGCTCCTTTACAATGTCAGCTTCCGTTGAGGAAGTTCCAATGTTCTTTCCACAGATGCGGCTGCTAAGAGTACTAGACTTGCAAGGTTCCAGCTGTCTGAACAACAGTACTCTGAACTATATCTGTAAATTTTACCAGCTGAAGTATCTGACACTCAGAAAGACCAATATTGGCAAATTACCACGACTAATTGGAAATCTGAAATACCTGGAGACACTGGACATTAGGGCAACGCGTATCAAGAGATTACCAGCCAGTGCAAGCAACCTCAGTTGTCTCAAGCATTTGTTAGTTGGGCACAAGGTACAACTTACAAGGACAACCAGCGTGAAGTGCTTCCGACCGGACTCAGGCTTGGAGATGACGGCTGGGGTGGTTAAGAACATGATGGCTCTGCAATCACTTGCCCATATAGTGGTCAAGGAGCGGCCAGCGGTGCTGAGTGAAATTGGCCAGCTCCAAAAGTTACAGAAACTTAATGTCTTGTTTCGTGGTGTGGAAGAGAACTGGAACGCATTCCTTCAGTCTCTGGCAAAATTGACTGGATCTCTTCGCTCGCTCTCCATTCACATTCTGGATGAGAAAGAGCACAGCTCATCACTGGAATATCTAGCTCTTATCGCAGAGTCGCCTCCTCTATTCATCAGAAATTTTAGCCTGAAAGGCAAGTTGCAGAGGCTTCCTCCTTGGATACCATCACTTCGAAATGTGTCCAGGATTACTTTTCGTGACACTGGACTCCACGCTGAGGCCATTGGAGTTCTTGGAGACCTGCCCAATCTGCTCTGTCTCAAGCTCTACCAAAGGTCCTACGCTGATGACCATATATTTTTTGCTCATGGTAATTTTTTGAAGCTCAGAATGTTGGTTATTGATAATATGGAGAACATTCACAATGTGCACTTCGAGAAGGGCTCAGTCCCTAACCTTGAGTGGCTGACAATAGCATTCCTGCGAGAACCCAAGGATGGGATTACAGGTCTGGAGAATCTGCTGAAGCTGAAGGAGATAGAGTTCTTTGGCGACATCATATTATCCATGGTGACTAAAGTGGCATCCTGCATGAAGGCACATCCAAATCGCCCGAGAGTGATAGGTGACAAatggaacaatgtgacggagTACGCTTAA
- the LOC127777809 gene encoding uncharacterized protein LOC127777809: MGRAKSKGPKFAAVKKIITKKTIQKYKEDVLNPKKKDNEKEKLGRNVPQVSSALFFSYNTALGPPYRVIVDTNFINFSIQNKLDLEKGMMDCLYAKCTPCITDCVMAELEKLGQKYRVALRIAKDPRFQRLACTHKGTYADDCIVERVTQHKCYIVATCDRDLKRRIRKVPGVPIMYITRHRYSIERLPEATIGGAPRI; this comes from the exons ATGGGGAGGGCGAAGAGCAAGGGCCCTAAGTTCGCCGCCGTCAAGAAGATCATCACCAAGAAGACCATCCAGAA GTACAAGGAGGATGTGTTGAACCCCAAGAAGAAGGATAACGAGAAGGAGAAGCTCGGGCGGAATGT GCCTCAGGTCTCTTCGGCGCTGTTCTTCAGCTACAACACAGCGCTCGGGCCGCCATACCGGGTTATTGTGGATACAAACTTCATCAATTTCTCCATCCAGAACAAG TTGGATTTGGAGAAAGGAATGATGGACTGCCTTTATGCAAAAT GCACACCATGTATCACGGATTGTGTTATGGCGGAGCTTGAAAAGCTGGGACAAAAGTATCGTGTAGCATTGAG AATTGCAAAGGACCCTAGGTTCCAGAGATTAGCATGCACACACAAGGGAACTTATGCTGATGACTGTATCGTAGAGAGGGTTACTCAG CACAAGTGCTACATCGTCGCAACATGTGATAGAGATTTGAAAAGGAGGATAAGAAAG GTTCCTGGTGTTCCAATCATGTATATCACTCGGCACAGGTACTCGATAGAACGACTCCCTGAAGCTACAATCGGAGGAG CACCAAGAATCTGA
- the LOC127777810 gene encoding uncharacterized protein LOC127777810 has product MRREIWASGPSDLREVLCASLSDGGFGLEGERRRRRWGMAAATATLRWVLQMHRDVPRAARFYSEGLDFSVNVCTLRWAELQSGPLKLALMHTNDSNLASQRIYSSMLSFTVPDINSTVTRLLSLGAELDGPIKYEIHGKVAAVRCIDGHMLGLFEPA; this is encoded by the exons ATGCGGCGAGAGATCTGGGCCTCTGGGCCGTCGGATCTGAGAGAAGTATTGTGCGCGTCTCTGAGCGACGGCGGCTTTGGTctggaaggggagaggaggcggcggcggtgggggatggcggcggcgacggcgacgctgcGGTGGGTGCTGCAGATGCACCGGGACGTGCCGCGGGCGGCGAGGTTCTACTCCGAGGGGCTCGACTTCAGCGTCAACGTCTGCACGCTGCGATGGGCGGAGCTCCAGTCCGGGCCGCTCAAGCTCGCCCTCATGCACACCAACGACAG TAATCTTGCATCGCAGAGAATCTATTCTTCGATGCTGTCATTCACTGTACCAGACATAAACAGTACAGTTACGAGATTATTGTCGCTGGGAGCTGAGTTGGATGGGCCCATCAAATATGAGATCCATGGAAAG GTTGCAGCCGTACGATGCATCGATGGGCACATGCTTGGCCTTTTCGAACCAGCGTGA